The segment CAGCTTTCTCTTAAAGCCGGTAAACTCACCAAAACCAATTGACGGAAGAGAAGTTGTTTTGTACTTACTTTCACAAAAAGAGCCCGAAAAAATATTTTCGGGCTCCTTTTGTTTTGGCGCAATGTAGAAGAACTTGGCTGCACTATTTTTTAGGTGAGCTTCAATACAGAGGAAATTAAATATGACCTTCCATAACGTGGCTCCGCTCACTCCTACCGCGAAACCTCCGGCCTAATGGCCGAAGCCGGCATCTCCTACTGTTTCGGCGCACCCACATGGTGGAAACAAAAGCAGTAGAGAGTTGAAAGCCCGTCTGCATTGGCCTTGTTGATAGATGCCTCCGCATAGATTGATCATCCACATATGGATATATTTTTAACCCTGAATAGAAAATGTAACTTGCTAATCAACTAGTGAATGGGTGAGACGGTTAATGAAAACTTGCTGCTTATTTACTTTCTAAAACTGCGCGAAGAAGCGGAATGAAAGAGTTGGAACCATACAATGGATTAATTAAGCAAATTGGCGAGTTGCTCCAAGCCGGGCGTGCACAGGCGGGACGGGCCATCAATACCATTCTGGTGCAGACCTATTGGCAGATTGGCAAGCACATTGTAGAATTTGAGCAGGGCGGAAAAGCGAAAGCTGAATACGGTTCTGAGTTGTTAGACCGACTTTCCAAAGACCTGACCTTTGCATTCGGAAAAGGCTTTAGCCGATCAAACTTGGTTTACATGCGGAAGTTCTACATGGCCTTTCCAAATAGTGAGACGCTGTCTCACCAATTAAGCTGGAGCCACTACTTTGAAATTCTGAAAGCTGACAACAACCTTGAAATCAGTTTTTATGCAAAGCAATGCGAAAAAGAAAACTGGAGCGTGCGCGAGCTGAAACGCCAGATGAAAAGCATGCTGTTTCACCGGGTAGCTTTAAGCAAAGACAAAACGGGTGTTTTGCAAATTGCCGAACAAGGTGCCGATATCCAAAAGCCTGCTGATATCATCAAAGACCCATACGTATTTGAGTTCTTGGGCATTCCGCAGCAGTACCAGTACAAAGAAGACGAACTGGAAGAAAAGCTAATCCGAAATTTAGAGGAATTTCTGTTGGAGTTGGGCAAAGGCTTTGCTTTCATTGGCCGCCAATATAAAATCAGTCTGGCTAACCGGCATTTCTTTGTGGACCTGGTTTTTTACCACCGCATTCTCAAATGTTTTGTCTTGATAGACCTGAAGCGCGGCGAAATAGAACACAACGACATCGGGCAGATGAACCTGTACCTGAACTACTTCGCCAAGGAAGAAAACGTGGAGGGCGACAATCCACCCATCGGGATTGTATTAGGCGCTTACAAAGACCACATTTTAGTAGAATACGCCACAGAAAACATCAGCAACCAGCTTTTTGTAAGCAAATACCAACTCTACCTCCCCGATAAAGCTTTGCTTTCAGCGGAACTTGAAAAATTGTTAGAAGGATAGTAGTAAATCAATCCTTTATTGGCCAATTATACTTCAACCACATACTATGTTTGTTAACCCGACTCCAGTTATTAGTCATTTTTGGTTGTAAACAGGATGTTTTACTCTATTCATGGTGCCAATAACCGGAACAGTTCCTTATACACAGTAGTTGGGCGTAATAGATATATTTATGAAAGGGAACTACATTCATTTAATCTTGCTGCTTTTCCTCTGTTCTTCCTGTTGGCAAGAGGAT is part of the Rufibacter tibetensis genome and harbors:
- a CDS encoding PDDEXK nuclease domain-containing protein, with amino-acid sequence MKELEPYNGLIKQIGELLQAGRAQAGRAINTILVQTYWQIGKHIVEFEQGGKAKAEYGSELLDRLSKDLTFAFGKGFSRSNLVYMRKFYMAFPNSETLSHQLSWSHYFEILKADNNLEISFYAKQCEKENWSVRELKRQMKSMLFHRVALSKDKTGVLQIAEQGADIQKPADIIKDPYVFEFLGIPQQYQYKEDELEEKLIRNLEEFLLELGKGFAFIGRQYKISLANRHFFVDLVFYHRILKCFVLIDLKRGEIEHNDIGQMNLYLNYFAKEENVEGDNPPIGIVLGAYKDHILVEYATENISNQLFVSKYQLYLPDKALLSAELEKLLEG